From the Candidatus Cloacimonadota bacterium genome, the window TAAAGCAATCTCTAATTAAAAAGCCAGCATCATCAACTGCAGAAACCATTCTATGATAAAGTCTTGGGCTTGAAAAAGAAAAAAAGAATCCGCCGGGTTTTAAAACTCTATATAAATCTTTTGATATTTTAAAATACCACTTATAAAATCTTTTTCCTTGCTCTTTATTAAACTTCATTCCTGGAGGGAGAGATTTGATAGTATGACAATAATCAGTTATTTTTGAAACCTTATCATTGTCCCATTTATTATCCATTTTATCCAAGAAATAGGGAGGGTCTGTTAAAACAAGGTCTATTGAATTATCGTCAATTTTTGGTAATATACTTTTAGCATCTCCCAATATAATCTTGTTCATTAATTCACTATTCATTTGGATTTACCCCTTTAAATTCTTCATATAGTATTTTATAAACCTTCAATCTGATTTCCTTATCAGATCTTTTTATTATATTGGGATTAGATAACTTTATTACTCTACCTCTTTCATCATAAACCCAATTGTTTCTATCTGCCCTATTACACTTTTGACATTGTGGTATTATATTACCCGCTTCTAAAGGTAAATTTGGATTTATATGAGCTTTTTGTAATCTTGTAATAGTGTTTGGCCAATGGATATTGGGCTTGCCTTCAATTAAACCACAAGTAGCACATCTATACCCATACCGTTTTTTTAATTCTTCCCAATCTTCTGTTTGTTCTATTCTATGCCCATGAAAAGCAGGATAAGGTTTCTTTAAAGTTATAAGTTTATATTCTCCTCTTGAAAGAATTACATCCCTATTGTCTCTACCACCTGCTGCGATAAACCAACCTTTCTGTGCGCCAAGGTGTCTTGCCTGTTGAACATCATTTACTTCAGGATAGTATTGACGAATAAATTGTGTAAGTTCTCCTTTTGATACTTTTCGTGTATTTGGATAATCCTGAACCAAATAAACCAATACAAGAGCATCTTTGGTATAATTCCCTCGAGCATTGGTTAATCTTGGAAGTTTTACTTCATACTGGTTTAAATATTTTCTGTGATATTTACATATAGTCTTATATAAATTTTTAATTTCATTATTAGATAATTGTTTCTTCATGGTTTTATCTACCCATCCCTTTATTAATTATTCCTTTTGCAGCTGATTCCCCAGCTAAATATCCTGTTGAAAAAGCAGCTTGCAAATTATATCCACCCGTATCTCCATCAATATCCAATACCTCACCTGCAAAATATAGACCAGAAACAATTTTGGATTCCATTGTCTTCTGATATATCTGATTTAATTCTACTCCTCCAGATGTAATAATGGCTTCAGAAAGAGGTCTTGTCTTAGTTACGGTAAATTCAAAACCTTTTAAAAGATTAACTATCTTTTCCCGTTCATTCTTTGTAATTTCTGCTATCCTTTTATCTTTGTCAATTTCTGATGAATTAATAAATGTTTTTATAAATTTTTGTGGTAGAAGTAATTTCATTAACTCATTAAAACATACACTCCCATTATTCTTAATCTCTCGTAAGATACGATTATGCAATTGTTCAAAAGTTAGACCTGGTTTGAAATCAACAAATAACTTTAGTTCATTTGCAATTATTTCTTTTTTGATTTTTCTGCTTAGTTTAAGAACAACTGAGCCGTCAACACCAAAGTCAGTGAAAAAGAACTCTCCGAATTCTTCTGCCGATTTTTTCTCTTTATTGAAAATAGAGACAGATACATTTTTCAATTTTAATCCCGATAATTCCTTTGTTGTTCCCTCCCCGATTTGCTCGTGGATAAATGGGAATTTAATCTCAAGTGGGACCAATGATGGATATATTGATGTAACTTTATGACCTGTTTTTCGGGCAAGTTTATATCCATCTCCAGTTGAGCCTGTTTGAGGATATGATGCACCACCTGTTGCAACTATGACTGCATCTGCAAAAATATTCCCTTTATCAGAAATGATTCCACCTATCTCATTTTTGTAATGAAGCAATTCTTTAACAGGATATTCTAATTTTATTTGGACATGATTTATTTTAAGATACTTTTTTAAAGCATCAACTACTAACCACGAATTATGTGAAGAAGGATAAATCCTTCCGCCAGATTCTTCTTTAAGTTTTAAATCTAAAGTTGAAAAGAATTTAATCAAGTCTTTATTAAAGAATTTTCTAAAAGCATTGATAAGAAACCTTCCATTCTTACCGTAATGTTCCACAAAAGTTAAGATATTCGGTTCTGTATTTGTAAGATTGCATTTCCCCTTGCCTGTTAAGGAGAGTTTTAGTCCTAATTTGTTCATCTTTTCCAAAAGAATGACATCCGCACCCAATTCAGCAGCTCTACCGGCAGCAATCATACCAGCTGGACCTCCGCCAATCACAATAACTTTCTTTGCCATTCAGGTAAGATATAGAAACCTATTTACTCTTTTGAACTTATTTTAGGTTTCATATTTGGCATAAAGCGAACTTTATCAAAAGGCTGAACCAAAGTTGTTGCAACATTAATAAGATGAGAAGCAATTCTTTTCAAATAACGAATATATAACGCGGAAATAACAGCAGTTTGTGGTGATAGCCCTAAATCCTCCTTCATCAACCTATTAAGAAGAATATCACATTGTCGGGTCAATTTTTTGCTTACAACGGTTTTAGCAGAATCCTTATCATAATTATTAAAAGAGTAAGTCACAATATCAAAAACATTCGCTACCTCTTTCTCTATATTCTGTAAGTCCTCTTCTAATTCTCCAACTTCTAATTTTTTAGATATAGCCTGTGCCAATTCTGCAATATTTGTTGTGTAATCCCCAATTCGTTCAAAATCTATAACTATACCAATAAGAATAATCCCACCAGGCGTGTCCACAGTACTTGAAAGTGAGAGATGTGTAAGCACTTTCTTGCGAATTGCTCTTTCGGTTTTATCCACCTTTTGTTCTTCATCAAATATGTTAACATCTGGATGGGGAATTTGACGACCTCGTAATCTTGCATAAGCATTATTAAACATTTGATTAGCTCTTTTAAGCATCTTAGATGCATCCTGATGAGCTTCCATAAATAGATCGCTTTTTTTAAAAAGTCGTAATATTTCTTTAAGCATTTTTTACCTTCTTACTTATGTTTTCACTCCTATTATTATATTTATATTTTTCACTTGCTCTGAAGGCACGCTCTTATTGTTTTAAGTTGTTCTCGCTTTTTCTCTTGATGCAACTCTAACAAAGAGGCCTTCATCTCTTCAAAGACGTTTTAACTTTTTTTCAATCAACCCTTCCAATTCTTTAATCACCTTCTTATAATCTGGTAAGTTACCAATTTGTCTCTTTAATTTTATCTGCCAATTTTTTATATAAGCAACCTTGTTGATTTCATATAAAAGATTAGGGAGATAAAT encodes:
- a CDS encoding NAD(P)/FAD-dependent oxidoreductase, with product MAKKVIVIGGGPAGMIAAGRAAELGADVILLEKMNKLGLKLSLTGKGKCNLTNTEPNILTFVEHYGKNGRFLINAFRKFFNKDLIKFFSTLDLKLKEESGGRIYPSSHNSWLVVDALKKYLKINHVQIKLEYPVKELLHYKNEIGGIISDKGNIFADAVIVATGGASYPQTGSTGDGYKLARKTGHKVTSIYPSLVPLEIKFPFIHEQIGEGTTKELSGLKLKNVSVSIFNKEKKSAEEFGEFFFTDFGVDGSVVLKLSRKIKKEIIANELKLFVDFKPGLTFEQLHNRILREIKNNGSVCFNELMKLLLPQKFIKTFINSSEIDKDKRIAEITKNEREKIVNLLKGFEFTVTKTRPLSEAIITSGGVELNQIYQKTMESKIVSGLYFAGEVLDIDGDTGGYNLQAAFSTGYLAGESAAKGIINKGMGR
- a CDS encoding PhoU domain-containing protein, with the protein product MLKEILRLFKKSDLFMEAHQDASKMLKRANQMFNNAYARLRGRQIPHPDVNIFDEEQKVDKTERAIRKKVLTHLSLSSTVDTPGGIILIGIVIDFERIGDYTTNIAELAQAISKKLEVGELEEDLQNIEKEVANVFDIVTYSFNNYDKDSAKTVVSKKLTRQCDILLNRLMKEDLGLSPQTAVISALYIRYLKRIASHLINVATTLVQPFDKVRFMPNMKPKISSKE